Proteins encoded in a region of the Takifugu flavidus isolate HTHZ2018 chromosome 10, ASM371156v2, whole genome shotgun sequence genome:
- the LOC130532437 gene encoding protein phosphatase methylesterase 1-like isoform X2, whose protein sequence is MWEESFDTEHDVGGKLDYSPVSWREYFDQMEDVNVGLADSTDIFRIYKAGSDGPLLVLLHGGGHSALSWAVFTTAISSRVTCRVLAMDLRGHGATLVRQSDDFSTQTMSSDVANVIQACYGESHPPIILIGHGVGGAIAVHTASNMLLPTTVGLVAIDVVEGSAMEALHSIQNFLKGRPKSFKSMDHAIEWSVKSGQIRNLESARVSVVGQIKRCEMNQGDTLEQPSPVTDVVVESNEDFYDQSYVNETEKTAAECVYKWRIDLSKSEKYWDGWFRGTSNLFLACNLPKLLLLAGIDRLDRDLTIGQMQGKFMMQVLPPCGHAVQEDKPDKVAEAVAAFLLRHKFAESRRESQSSNSSH, encoded by the exons ATGTGGGAGGAGAGCTTTGATACAGAGCA TGATGTTGGTGGAAAACTAGATTACTCGCCAGTTTCCTGGCGGGAGTACTTTGACCAGATGGAGGATGTAAATGTAGGGCTTGCTGACAGCACGGATATCTTTAGGATTtacaaagcaggaagtgacggTCCACTGCTGGTTCTGCTACATGGAGGAGGACACTCGGCCTTATCCTGGGCTGTCTTCACC ACAGCGATTTCCAGTCGGGTGACTTGCAGAGTACTGGCCATGGATCTCAGGGGTCATG GTGCCACTTTGGTCCGCCAATCTGATGATTTTTCAACTCAAACTATGTCGAG TGATGTAGCCAATGTGATTCAAGCTTGCTATGGTGAGTCTCATCCCCCAATCATCTTGATTGGTCATGGTGTTGGTGGAGCAATTGCAGTGCATACAGCGAGCAACATGCTTCTGCCAACCACAGTGGGCTTGGTGGCCATAGATGTCGTCGAGG GCAGTGCAATGGAGGCACTTCACAGTATACAGAACTTCCTGAAGGGACGACCCAAGTCCTTTAAGTCCATGGATCATGCCATCGAGTGGAG CGTCAAGAGCGGTCAGATCAGGAACCTGGAATCTGCCCGAGTTTCAGTGGTTGGTCAGATTAAAAG ATGTGAGATGAATCAGGGTGACACTCTGGAACAACCCAGCCCAGTGACCGACGTGGTCGTTGAGAGCAACGAAGACTTCTATGACCAGAGTTATGTCAATGAGACAGAAAAAACTGCTGCAGAG TGTGTCTATAAGTGGCGTATAGACTTATCCAAGTCAGAAAAGTACTGGGATGGCTGGTTTAGAGGAACCTCCAACCTCTTCCTGGCATGTAACCTGCCCAAACTCCTGCTATTGGCTG GAATCGACCGACTGGACAGAGACCTGACCATTGGCCAGATGCAAG GTAAATTCATGATGCAGGTGCTGCCTCCCTGTGGTCATGCAGTGCAAGAAGACAAACCAGATAAA GTAGCTGAAGCAGTGGCTGCCTTCCTGTTGAGACACAAGTTTGCTGAATCCAGAAGAGAAAGCCAGAG CTCCAACTCCAGTCACTGA
- the LOC130532437 gene encoding protein phosphatase methylesterase 1-like isoform X3 — protein sequence MWEESFDTEQLSSDVGGKLDYSPVSWREYFDQMEDVNVGLADSTDIFRIYKAGSDGPLLVLLHGGGHSALSWAVFTTAISSRVTCRVLAMDLRGHGATLVRQSDDFSTQTMSSDVANVIQACYGSAMEALHSIQNFLKGRPKSFKSMDHAIEWSVKSGQIRNLESARVSVVGQIKRCEMNQGDTLEQPSPVTDVVVESNEDFYDQSYVNETEKTAAECVYKWRIDLSKSEKYWDGWFRGTSNLFLACNLPKLLLLAGIDRLDRDLTIGQMQGKFMMQVLPPCGHAVQEDKPDKVAEAVAAFLLRHKFAESRRESQSSNSSH from the exons ATGTGGGAGGAGAGCTTTGATACAGAGCA GTTGTCCAGTGATGTTGGTGGAAAACTAGATTACTCGCCAGTTTCCTGGCGGGAGTACTTTGACCAGATGGAGGATGTAAATGTAGGGCTTGCTGACAGCACGGATATCTTTAGGATTtacaaagcaggaagtgacggTCCACTGCTGGTTCTGCTACATGGAGGAGGACACTCGGCCTTATCCTGGGCTGTCTTCACC ACAGCGATTTCCAGTCGGGTGACTTGCAGAGTACTGGCCATGGATCTCAGGGGTCATG GTGCCACTTTGGTCCGCCAATCTGATGATTTTTCAACTCAAACTATGTCGAG TGATGTAGCCAATGTGATTCAAGCTTGCTATG GCAGTGCAATGGAGGCACTTCACAGTATACAGAACTTCCTGAAGGGACGACCCAAGTCCTTTAAGTCCATGGATCATGCCATCGAGTGGAG CGTCAAGAGCGGTCAGATCAGGAACCTGGAATCTGCCCGAGTTTCAGTGGTTGGTCAGATTAAAAG ATGTGAGATGAATCAGGGTGACACTCTGGAACAACCCAGCCCAGTGACCGACGTGGTCGTTGAGAGCAACGAAGACTTCTATGACCAGAGTTATGTCAATGAGACAGAAAAAACTGCTGCAGAG TGTGTCTATAAGTGGCGTATAGACTTATCCAAGTCAGAAAAGTACTGGGATGGCTGGTTTAGAGGAACCTCCAACCTCTTCCTGGCATGTAACCTGCCCAAACTCCTGCTATTGGCTG GAATCGACCGACTGGACAGAGACCTGACCATTGGCCAGATGCAAG GTAAATTCATGATGCAGGTGCTGCCTCCCTGTGGTCATGCAGTGCAAGAAGACAAACCAGATAAA GTAGCTGAAGCAGTGGCTGCCTTCCTGTTGAGACACAAGTTTGCTGAATCCAGAAGAGAAAGCCAGAG CTCCAACTCCAGTCACTGA
- the LOC130532437 gene encoding protein phosphatase methylesterase 1-like isoform X1 has product MWEESFDTEQLSSDVGGKLDYSPVSWREYFDQMEDVNVGLADSTDIFRIYKAGSDGPLLVLLHGGGHSALSWAVFTTAISSRVTCRVLAMDLRGHGATLVRQSDDFSTQTMSSDVANVIQACYGESHPPIILIGHGVGGAIAVHTASNMLLPTTVGLVAIDVVEGSAMEALHSIQNFLKGRPKSFKSMDHAIEWSVKSGQIRNLESARVSVVGQIKRCEMNQGDTLEQPSPVTDVVVESNEDFYDQSYVNETEKTAAECVYKWRIDLSKSEKYWDGWFRGTSNLFLACNLPKLLLLAGIDRLDRDLTIGQMQGKFMMQVLPPCGHAVQEDKPDKVAEAVAAFLLRHKFAESRRESQSSNSSH; this is encoded by the exons ATGTGGGAGGAGAGCTTTGATACAGAGCA GTTGTCCAGTGATGTTGGTGGAAAACTAGATTACTCGCCAGTTTCCTGGCGGGAGTACTTTGACCAGATGGAGGATGTAAATGTAGGGCTTGCTGACAGCACGGATATCTTTAGGATTtacaaagcaggaagtgacggTCCACTGCTGGTTCTGCTACATGGAGGAGGACACTCGGCCTTATCCTGGGCTGTCTTCACC ACAGCGATTTCCAGTCGGGTGACTTGCAGAGTACTGGCCATGGATCTCAGGGGTCATG GTGCCACTTTGGTCCGCCAATCTGATGATTTTTCAACTCAAACTATGTCGAG TGATGTAGCCAATGTGATTCAAGCTTGCTATGGTGAGTCTCATCCCCCAATCATCTTGATTGGTCATGGTGTTGGTGGAGCAATTGCAGTGCATACAGCGAGCAACATGCTTCTGCCAACCACAGTGGGCTTGGTGGCCATAGATGTCGTCGAGG GCAGTGCAATGGAGGCACTTCACAGTATACAGAACTTCCTGAAGGGACGACCCAAGTCCTTTAAGTCCATGGATCATGCCATCGAGTGGAG CGTCAAGAGCGGTCAGATCAGGAACCTGGAATCTGCCCGAGTTTCAGTGGTTGGTCAGATTAAAAG ATGTGAGATGAATCAGGGTGACACTCTGGAACAACCCAGCCCAGTGACCGACGTGGTCGTTGAGAGCAACGAAGACTTCTATGACCAGAGTTATGTCAATGAGACAGAAAAAACTGCTGCAGAG TGTGTCTATAAGTGGCGTATAGACTTATCCAAGTCAGAAAAGTACTGGGATGGCTGGTTTAGAGGAACCTCCAACCTCTTCCTGGCATGTAACCTGCCCAAACTCCTGCTATTGGCTG GAATCGACCGACTGGACAGAGACCTGACCATTGGCCAGATGCAAG GTAAATTCATGATGCAGGTGCTGCCTCCCTGTGGTCATGCAGTGCAAGAAGACAAACCAGATAAA GTAGCTGAAGCAGTGGCTGCCTTCCTGTTGAGACACAAGTTTGCTGAATCCAGAAGAGAAAGCCAGAG CTCCAACTCCAGTCACTGA
- the LOC130532540 gene encoding eukaryotic translation initiation factor 4 gamma 3-like yields the protein MRAVCQSVIVDCGVYTLNTYQLLQRVSLLKRFIKDDQKQLVALNVLQQLVVHIDQPDGLLRMFFDVLLDEEVIQDETFFKWRSSSVNVTSVTNFFSWLQEANRRIK from the exons ATGAGAGCAGTGTGCCAGTCAGTCATTGTTGACT gtggggTTTATACTCTCAACACCTATCAGCTGCTCCAGAGAGTGAGCCTCCTCAAGAGGTTCATCAAGGATGaccagaagcagctggtggccctgaacgttctgcagcagctggtggtccacATAGACCAACCTGATG gTCTGCTGCGGATGTTTTTTGATGTGCTGTTGGATGAAGAAGTCATCCAGGATGAGACCTTCTTTAAGTGGAGGTCATCCTCAGTCAATGTGACATCCGTGACCAACTTCTTCTCCTGGCTCCAAGAGGCGAACAGACGGATAAAGTGA
- the gprin3a gene encoding uncharacterized protein gprin3a, with translation MIMSEAKKHLYQEQLKASDLISLRKKSTMASKSTTLTAKTQQLDSKTNHTVHPNPKGSTQRKASGIRTSNPSQFKESKASSKSSAIQKPSPGFNAEACKSKNSAENLSTDLEVGKNYFTHKKGLFISTSALADLSPPLNFSPRMKSAKTKPGSAPAKSPNSLGPTKESQQSFPSLPGSGRMATSSLKTKTTFGLTMGRWSTTEPQEALTAVSRDVKSTRAGHKILSRGLTFDASTKSLAQTQMVLSQEDTGKTNITYNSPGKEENRKPEIGRGKDIVGIFSLNPLTAFPTHSAKSRTVRDSASMTDISDRFHQLRDVGTQVDFDNCSTPQKVTATSSLIGSPCHQSDSVTCVNKAPFHHVCKIDIELSSRTVLSSDGNDNAASLSPCLCTTSFQQNSDLSLSIQHNKEAEKNVGHPTLNEEEQEGENMGKPQEVVWDKQGMTWEVYGASVDMDCLAVAIQSHLECKIKEQKKQITSLRRSICCNNKVKMKRKGGVLTCCRKASSVMD, from the exons ATGATAATGTCAGAAGCCAAGAAACACCTTTACCAAGAACAATTAAAAGCCTCAGACTTGATAAGCTTGAGGAAAAAATCAACAATGGCCAGTAAATCCACAACATTGACTGCCAAAACTCAGCAGTTAGACTCAAAGACAAATCATACAGTTCATCCAAATCCTAAAGGATCGACTCAAAGAAAAGCCAGTGGGATTAGAACTAGCAATCCATCTCAGTTCAAGGAGAGTAAAGCCAGTTCCAAATCCAGTGCCATTCAAAAGCCCAGTCCAGGGTTTAATGCTGAGGCCTGTAAGTCCAAAAACTCCGCTGAAAACCTGAGTACTGATCTTGAAGTTGGCAAAAattattttacacacaaaaaaggtTTGTTTATTTCAACATCAGCTCTGGCGGATCTGTCTCCACCCCTGAATTTCTCTCCTAGAATGAAATCAGCCAAAACCAAACCAGGTTCTGCTCCTGCCAAAAGTCCCAATTCTCTTGGGCCAACCAAGGAGAGCCAGCAAAGTTTTCCATCTCTTCCAG GTTCTGGACGGATGGCCACCTCTAGCCTCAAAACCAAAACCACTTTTGGCTTGACAATGGGGAGATGGTCTACAACAGAACCCCAGGAAGCACTTACTGCTGTTTCAAGGGATGTGAAATCCACTAGAGCAGGACATAAGATTCTTAGTCGTGGTCTCACCTTTGATGCCAGCACTAAATCACTCGCGCAGACTCAAATGGTCTTATCCCAAGAGGACACCGGCAAGACCAATATTACATATAACTCCCCTGGCAAGGAAGAGAATAGAAAGCCAGAGATTGGCAGAGGCAAAGATATTGTTGGGATTTTTTCTCTCAATCCACTTACTGCCTTTCCCACTCATTCAGCAAAGTCTAGGACAGTCAGGGACTCTGCATCCATGACTGACATCAGTGACAGGTTCCATCAGCTGAGGGATGTCGGCACCCAAGTGGATTTTGACAACTGCTCCACACCTCAAAAGGTTACAGCTACCTCGTCTTTGATTGGCTCTCCTTGCCATCAGTCAGATAGTGTGACTTGTGTCAACAAAGCACCATTTCATCACGTCTGCAAAATCGATATTGAGCTGAGCAGCCGGACTGTTCTTAGTTCTGATGGCAATGACAATGCTGCCTCCCTTTCTCCCTGTCTGTGTACTACTAGCTTCCAACAGAACTCTGACCTTTCACTCAGTATCCAACATAATaaggaggcagaaaaaaatGTAGGCCATCCAACATTgaatgaggaagagcaggaaggagaaaataTGGGTAAGCCGCAGGAAGTGGTTTGGGACAAACAGGGCATGACATGGGAGGTGTATGGTGCCTCTGTTGACATGGACTGTCTGGCTGTGGCCATCCAGTCTCACCTTGAATGCAAGATAAAGGAGCAAAAGAAACAAATTACTTCTCTGAGGAGGTCCATCTGCTGCAACAACaaggtgaagatgaagaggaagggtGGAGTTCTCACATGCTGCAGGAAGGCATCCTCGGTCATGGACTAA